The Eubacteriaceae bacterium Marseille-Q4139 genome has a window encoding:
- a CDS encoding PTS sugar transporter subunit IIC encodes MKTVKNEHRETWKEFLERKEIRITPQTYLIDALGAMAFGLFASLLIGTIFSTLGEKCGVGLFLTIANYAKSATGAALGVSIAYALKAPQLVLFSAAAVGIAGNELGGPVGALVAAVISTELGKLVSKETRVDILVTPGVTIITGVLAAQFAGPAVSRFMTLFGDLVKSATEMQPFFMGILVSALIGIALTLPISSAAICIMLGLDGIAGGAATAGCCAQMVGFAVLSFRENGWGGLFAQGLGTSMLQMANIIKNPKIWLAPTMASMVTGPVSTMIFRLENIPAGSGMGTCGLVGPIGIYTAMPDGGMNMWIGIFLVCFLLPAVLTLAFGAVFRRIGWIREGDMKLDL; translated from the coding sequence ATGAAAACTGTTAAAAATGAGCACCGGGAAACCTGGAAGGAATTCCTGGAAAGAAAAGAAATCCGCATCACACCTCAAACGTATCTGATCGACGCCCTTGGAGCCATGGCCTTCGGCCTCTTTGCCTCGCTTCTTATTGGAACAATTTTCTCCACCCTGGGAGAAAAATGCGGCGTCGGACTGTTCCTCACCATCGCAAATTATGCAAAAAGCGCCACCGGCGCGGCCCTTGGCGTCTCCATCGCCTATGCTTTAAAGGCGCCGCAGCTCGTCCTCTTTTCCGCGGCCGCCGTCGGCATTGCCGGAAATGAGCTGGGCGGCCCCGTCGGCGCCCTGGTCGCTGCTGTGATTTCCACAGAGCTTGGAAAGCTGGTGTCAAAGGAAACCCGCGTGGACATCCTCGTAACGCCCGGCGTCACCATCATCACCGGCGTCCTCGCCGCCCAGTTCGCAGGGCCTGCTGTCTCCCGATTCATGACGCTGTTCGGGGATCTGGTAAAATCTGCGACGGAAATGCAGCCGTTTTTCATGGGAATCCTCGTTTCCGCGCTGATCGGCATCGCCCTGACACTTCCCATCAGCAGCGCGGCCATCTGCATCATGCTGGGCCTCGACGGCATCGCAGGCGGCGCAGCCACGGCCGGCTGCTGTGCCCAGATGGTAGGCTTTGCTGTTTTAAGCTTCCGCGAAAACGGCTGGGGCGGCCTCTTCGCCCAGGGCCTCGGTACTTCCATGCTCCAGATGGCAAACATCATAAAGAACCCGAAAATCTGGCTCGCTCCCACCATGGCTTCCATGGTGACGGGGCCCGTTTCCACCATGATCTTCCGCCTGGAAAACATCCCGGCCGGCTCCGGCATGGGAACCTGCGGCCTGGTGGGCCCCATCGGAATCTATACGGCCATGCCGGACGGCGGCATGAACATGTGGATCGGGATTTTTCTCGTCTGCTTCCTTCTTCCCGCTGTTCTGACTCTCGCCTTCGGCGCGGTTTTCAGGCGGATCGGATGGATTCGTGAGGGCGATATGAAGCTGGACTTATAA
- a CDS encoding GTPase gives MSGYNEEKMPVFLINGFLEAGKTQFISFTLTQEYFQSDGTTVLILCEEGDTEYDKELLKKTKTKLVTVESADELDEDFFGRLEALYDPDRVLIEWNGMWPQDQLKLPDTWQLFQQITIIDGSTFELYLNNMKPLLSLLVRQSELIIMNRCDDVTDENLTRYRRGLKALNPQAELIFEDAEGEIEQEVLEEDLPYDLKADVVEISPDAFGIWYIDALDKEDRYSGKVVEFTAMVLKSPEFPKNYFVPGRMAMTCCEADMTFLGFICKAREARHLETGQWVKVRAKMAYEFWQDYDGVGPVLYAESVEPAEEIKEIVQF, from the coding sequence ATGAGCGGATATAATGAAGAAAAAATGCCGGTGTTTCTTATCAACGGCTTTCTGGAGGCAGGAAAAACCCAGTTTATTTCCTTTACCCTGACCCAGGAATATTTCCAGTCTGACGGGACGACAGTGCTGATCCTCTGTGAGGAGGGCGATACGGAATATGACAAAGAGCTTTTAAAGAAGACGAAGACAAAGCTTGTCACCGTGGAGAGCGCTGATGAGCTGGACGAGGACTTTTTCGGACGCCTGGAGGCTCTCTATGACCCGGACCGCGTCTTAATTGAGTGGAACGGCATGTGGCCCCAGGATCAGTTAAAGCTTCCGGATACCTGGCAGCTTTTCCAGCAGATTACCATTATCGACGGCTCGACCTTTGAGCTTTATTTAAACAACATGAAGCCGCTTCTGTCCCTTCTTGTGAGACAGTCGGAGCTGATTATCATGAACCGCTGCGACGACGTGACCGACGAGAACCTGACGAGGTACCGCCGCGGCCTGAAGGCATTGAACCCGCAGGCGGAGCTGATCTTCGAGGACGCAGAAGGGGAGATCGAGCAGGAGGTTTTAGAGGAAGATTTGCCGTATGATCTGAAGGCTGACGTGGTGGAGATTTCCCCGGATGCTTTCGGAATCTGGTACATTGACGCTCTCGACAAGGAAGACCGGTACAGCGGTAAGGTGGTGGAATTCACGGCCATGGTTTTAAAATCGCCGGAATTCCCGAAGAATTATTTCGTGCCGGGGCGGATGGCCATGACATGCTGTGAGGCCGACATGACGTTTTTAGGCTTTATCTGCAAGGCCAGAGAGGCGAGACACCTGGAAACCGGCCAGTGGGTCAAAGTGCGCGCGAAGATGGCCTATGAATTCTGGCAGGACTATGACGGCGTCGGCCCGGTTCTATACGCCGAGTCTGTGGAACCGGCAGAAGAGATCAAGGAAATCGTACAGTTTTAG
- a CDS encoding metal ABC transporter permease codes for MQVLSEMFSYPFIVRAMAGGLMLSLCAALLGVSLVLKRYSMIGDGLSHVSFGALSVAVAFGWAPLAVSIPVVVAAAVLLLRITGNGKIKSDAAIAMISAGSLAVGIIVTSLTTGMTTDVSSYMFGSILAMSRTDVIFSVALSAVVLGMFLFCYNKVFAVTFDENFARATGVNVPAYNMVIAVLTAVTIVLGMRMMGAMLISSLIIFPALTSMRIFKSFLGVIISSGVVAVACFFVGLVLSYQYSIPAGASVVVVNMAAFGIFSLIRAVRKVG; via the coding sequence ATCCAGGTTCTTTCAGAAATGTTTTCCTATCCGTTTATCGTCCGGGCCATGGCGGGCGGGCTTATGCTGTCCCTCTGCGCGGCCCTTCTTGGCGTCAGCCTTGTCCTGAAGCGGTATTCCATGATCGGGGACGGGCTATCCCATGTGTCCTTCGGGGCCCTTTCGGTGGCCGTCGCCTTCGGGTGGGCGCCTCTTGCCGTCTCGATCCCGGTGGTGGTGGCAGCGGCCGTTTTGCTGCTCCGGATTACGGGAAACGGGAAGATCAAAAGCGACGCGGCCATCGCCATGATTTCGGCCGGCTCCCTGGCCGTCGGAATCATTGTCACGTCCTTAACCACAGGCATGACGACCGACGTCAGCAGCTACATGTTCGGCAGCATCTTAGCCATGAGCCGGACGGACGTCATCTTTTCCGTGGCGCTTTCGGCCGTTGTCCTCGGCATGTTTCTGTTCTGCTACAATAAGGTGTTTGCCGTCACCTTTGATGAAAATTTTGCAAGGGCCACCGGGGTTAATGTCCCGGCTTACAACATGGTGATCGCCGTCCTCACGGCCGTTACCATCGTTCTCGGCATGCGGATGATGGGGGCCATGCTGATTTCCAGCCTGATTATTTTCCCGGCTCTGACTTCCATGCGGATTTTTAAGAGCTTTCTCGGCGTCATCATTTCCTCGGGTGTCGTTGCCGTCGCCTGCTTTTTTGTGGGGTTAGTCCTTTCTTACCAGTATTCCATCCCGGCCGGGGCCAGTGTGGTAGTGGTAAACATGGCGGCTTTTGGGATCTTTTCCCTGATCCGGGCCGTCCGGAAAGTGGGCTGA
- a CDS encoding GTP-binding protein, with amino-acid sequence MTKIDIISGFLGAGKTTFIKKLLKEAIAGEKVVLIENEFGEIGIDGGFLKDSGIEIREMNSGCICCSLVGDFGRSLSEVLSKYQPDRVIIEPSGVGKLSDVMKAVCDVAGEIPVELNGSVTVVDAMKCKMYMKNFGEFFNNQIESAGTIVLSRTDVADADKVAQCVELIREKNPKAAIVTTPCSELTGAQLLSIIEKPADDMAEQLLKEVREGHHHHHEDGEECCCGHDHEHHHHHHDEEECECGHGHEHHHHHDDEECECGHGHEHHHHHHEDGEECECGHDHDHEHHHHHHEDGEECCCGHDHDHHHHHHHGHDADEIFTSWGLETNRTIGKEKLETLLSDLAHSEKYGQVLRAKGMLPGEDGTWYYFDLVPEETEIRTGEPIYTGKVCVIGSNLKEDELKAAFEK; translated from the coding sequence ATGACAAAAATTGATATTATTTCCGGTTTCCTGGGAGCCGGAAAGACGACGTTTATAAAAAAGCTTCTGAAGGAAGCCATCGCCGGCGAGAAGGTGGTTTTAATCGAGAATGAGTTTGGTGAGATCGGCATCGACGGCGGATTTTTGAAGGACTCCGGCATCGAGATCCGTGAGATGAATTCCGGCTGCATCTGCTGTTCTTTAGTCGGCGATTTCGGCCGTTCTTTGTCAGAGGTGCTCTCGAAGTACCAGCCGGATCGGGTAATCATCGAGCCGTCCGGCGTCGGCAAGCTTTCCGACGTTATGAAGGCCGTCTGCGACGTGGCCGGTGAGATTCCGGTGGAGTTAAATGGCTCCGTGACCGTCGTGGATGCCATGAAATGTAAAATGTATATGAAGAATTTCGGCGAATTTTTCAATAACCAGATTGAGAGCGCCGGCACCATCGTTTTAAGCAGGACAGATGTGGCCGATGCCGATAAGGTGGCACAGTGCGTGGAGTTAATCCGGGAGAAGAACCCGAAGGCAGCCATCGTGACGACGCCGTGCAGCGAGCTTACGGGAGCGCAGCTCCTTTCGATTATCGAAAAACCGGCGGACGATATGGCAGAGCAGCTTCTTAAGGAAGTGAGAGAGGGCCATCACCACCATCACGAAGACGGCGAGGAGTGCTGCTGCGGCCATGACCATGAGCACCATCACCACCATCATGATGAGGAAGAGTGTGAGTGCGGCCATGGCCATGAGCATCATCATCACCACGACGATGAGGAGTGCGAGTGCGGCCACGGCCATGAGCATCACCACCATCACCATGAAGACGGCGAAGAATGCGAGTGCGGCCACGATCATGACCATGAGCATCACCACCACCATCACGAGGACGGCGAAGAGTGCTGCTGCGGCCATGACCACGACCATCACCACCATCATCACCATGGCCATGATGCCGATGAGATTTTCACAAGCTGGGGCCTGGAGACGAACCGCACCATCGGGAAAGAAAAGCTGGAGACGCTTTTATCCGATCTGGCCCACAGTGAGAAGTACGGCCAGGTACTCCGCGCCAAGGGAATGCTCCCGGGCGAGGACGGGACATGGTACTACTTTGATCTTGTTCCCGAGGAGACGGAAATCCGCACCGGCGAGCCGATTTATACCGGCAAGGTCTGCGTGATCGGTTCCAATTTAAAGGAAGACGAGCTGAAGGCGGCTTTTGAGAAATAG
- a CDS encoding HAD family hydrolase, with translation MKYKCCIFDLDGTLVNSIHALTYCTNLALEKFGLGPLTEDQMKTIVGDGYKMQMKRALLLAGDEALSHYEEILPIYMEIFSENCLHDLYAYDGILEFLHYAKSCGLGLGIVSNKPQAQAEDTVNGVFENGLFKVVIGESETIPKKPDPKGAKTAAGLLGAKPEECLYFGDTNTDMRTGKGAGMATVGVLWGFRTREELLAFSPDYMIERPEDMTEILKAMRDAE, from the coding sequence ATGAAATATAAATGCTGTATTTTTGATCTGGACGGGACACTTGTAAATTCCATCCATGCGCTGACTTACTGCACCAATCTGGCTCTTGAGAAATTTGGCCTGGGGCCGCTTACGGAAGACCAGATGAAAACCATCGTCGGCGACGGCTACAAGATGCAGATGAAGCGCGCCCTGCTTTTGGCAGGCGATGAAGCGCTTTCCCATTATGAAGAGATTCTTCCGATTTATATGGAGATTTTTTCTGAGAACTGTCTCCACGATCTCTATGCCTACGACGGAATCCTGGAATTTTTGCATTATGCGAAATCCTGCGGCCTAGGCCTCGGCATTGTTTCCAACAAACCACAGGCCCAGGCGGAGGACACGGTGAACGGAGTCTTTGAAAACGGCCTGTTTAAGGTGGTGATCGGCGAGTCGGAGACCATACCGAAAAAGCCGGATCCCAAAGGCGCAAAGACGGCGGCCGGGCTTCTTGGGGCGAAGCCGGAGGAATGCCTGTACTTTGGCGACACCAACACCGACATGCGGACGGGAAAAGGCGCCGGTATGGCGACGGTGGGCGTCCTCTGGGGCTTCCGGACGCGGGAAGAGCTTCTGGCCTTTTCGCCCGATTACATGATTGAACGGCCGGAGGACATGACAGAGATCTTAAAGGCCATGAGGGATGCAGAATGA
- a CDS encoding epoxyqueuosine reductase: protein MEKLKEELFSLLKAEGAVLMGIADLNGIVSGAMKTGVSVAVPVPKTIVRDLQTAPTKEYYEAYHSLNAKLNKIVICGAEFLKGKGYQAMANTTDAVVMNEEWRTPLPHKTAATRAGLGWIGKNCLLVTETYGSAVRLSTLLTDAPLPCGTPVTESRCGGCTVCVSQCPAHALNGVLWNPKVEREEILQRKACKDMQVRRMKEATGIETDLCGLCFAVCPYTKRYLADG, encoded by the coding sequence ATGGAGAAACTAAAAGAGGAACTGTTCAGCCTGTTAAAAGCGGAAGGGGCAGTGCTTATGGGAATCGCAGATTTGAATGGCATCGTTTCCGGAGCCATGAAGACCGGCGTATCGGTGGCCGTCCCGGTTCCGAAAACGATTGTGAGGGATTTGCAGACTGCGCCGACAAAGGAGTATTATGAGGCGTACCATTCTTTGAATGCGAAGCTGAACAAAATCGTGATTTGTGGTGCGGAGTTCCTGAAAGGAAAGGGCTATCAGGCCATGGCAAATACGACGGATGCGGTCGTCATGAACGAGGAGTGGCGGACGCCGCTGCCCCATAAAACCGCGGCGACGCGGGCCGGGCTGGGCTGGATCGGGAAAAACTGCCTGCTGGTGACAGAAACGTATGGGAGTGCCGTGCGCCTGTCTACCCTGCTGACCGATGCCCCGCTTCCCTGCGGCACGCCCGTAACGGAAAGCCGCTGCGGCGGCTGTACGGTCTGCGTGAGCCAGTGTCCAGCCCATGCCCTGAACGGTGTGCTCTGGAATCCGAAGGTGGAGCGGGAGGAGATTCTTCAGCGGAAGGCCTGCAAGGACATGCAGGTGCGGAGGATGAAAGAGGCCACCGGCATTGAGACGGATCTCTGCGGGCTATGCTTTGCGGTGTGCCCGTACACGAAGCGGTACCTGGCGGATGGCTGA
- a CDS encoding KilA-N domain-containing protein: protein MGKLNVDGTEIQVLQIDEDDYISLTDMVRKIDNGPALIEKWLRNKNTIEFLGIWEEMYNADFNISAYEEIMLEAGLNRFIMSVKQWVSRTNSKGIVAKAGRYGGTYAYKDIAFEFASWVSPQFKLYLIKEFERLKKEEQALLGWSAKRELAKINYRIHTDAIKVNLIPPELTPQQTSIIYASEADVLNMALFGMTAKQWRDKNPDKKGNIRDYASINELICLSNMENINAVLIEDGLCQKERLIKLNKIAIHQMSILEEQTTKVLK from the coding sequence ATGGGGAAACTTAATGTCGATGGTACGGAAATACAGGTACTGCAAATTGACGAAGATGATTATATCTCGTTAACCGATATGGTAAGGAAAATTGACAATGGACCTGCCCTAATAGAAAAATGGTTGCGAAATAAAAATACGATAGAATTTCTTGGCATATGGGAAGAAATGTATAATGCGGATTTTAATATCTCCGCCTATGAAGAAATCATGCTGGAGGCGGGATTAAACCGTTTTATTATGTCTGTTAAGCAATGGGTATCCCGCACAAATTCAAAAGGAATTGTGGCAAAAGCGGGGCGATATGGAGGGACATACGCATATAAAGATATTGCATTTGAGTTTGCAAGCTGGGTATCTCCGCAGTTCAAATTATATCTTATCAAGGAATTTGAACGGTTAAAGAAGGAAGAGCAGGCTTTACTTGGATGGAGTGCCAAGAGGGAACTAGCAAAAATCAATTACAGGATACATACCGATGCAATTAAGGTTAATCTCATTCCGCCAGAACTTACACCGCAACAGACCTCTATCATTTATGCGTCTGAGGCAGATGTCCTTAATATGGCATTATTTGGCATGACTGCAAAACAATGGAGAGATAAGAATCCTGATAAAAAGGGCAATATTCGGGATTATGCAAGTATAAATGAACTGATATGCCTGTCTAATATGGAAAATATCAATGCAGTGCTGATTGAAGATGGCTTATGCCAAAAAGAACGCTTAATAAAACTTAATAAGATCGCCATACACCAGATGTCCATTTTGGAAGAACAGACTACAAAGGTTTTGAAATAA
- a CDS encoding zinc ABC transporter substrate-binding protein: MRSGFLKGVFMFALAAAVSCLALSGCRRSGEGGGAEVPAEAGHPLKVVTTLFPYYDFTRQIAGENIELSMVIPAGMDSHSFEPTPADIRLIEEADLFICNGGHMEQWVSQVLSSLDTPSMTVVTMMDHVDVVEEEIVEGMEVSGHEHEHGHDEDGEDGHDAEDESLYEIEYDEHIWTSPANAMEIVNVISAALKEADPEHAKDYEAGAEAYLAKLSKLDAEFAGVVAEAKRDIMIFGDKFPLRYFADEYGLRYRAAFSGCSTDTEPSAKTIAYLIDKVREEHIPAVYYLELSSPRVAEIIGEETGAEPLLFHSCHNVTRREFDAGVTYLELMETNVKNLRKGLCE; encoded by the coding sequence ATGAGATCTGGCTTTTTAAAAGGCGTGTTCATGTTTGCACTGGCAGCCGCTGTTTCCTGCCTGGCGCTTTCCGGGTGCAGGAGAAGCGGGGAAGGCGGGGGAGCGGAAGTTCCGGCAGAAGCGGGACATCCCCTTAAGGTGGTGACGACGCTTTTTCCGTATTATGACTTTACGAGACAGATTGCAGGCGAAAACATCGAGCTTTCCATGGTGATCCCCGCCGGTATGGACAGCCATTCCTTTGAGCCGACGCCGGCCGACATCCGCCTGATCGAGGAAGCCGACCTGTTTATCTGCAACGGCGGCCACATGGAACAGTGGGTGAGCCAGGTGCTTTCCTCCCTCGATACGCCGTCCATGACCGTCGTCACGATGATGGACCATGTGGATGTGGTGGAAGAGGAGATTGTCGAAGGCATGGAAGTGAGCGGCCATGAGCATGAGCACGGCCATGACGAAGACGGGGAAGACGGGCATGACGCGGAAGACGAGTCCCTCTACGAGATTGAATACGACGAGCACATCTGGACGTCGCCGGCCAATGCCATGGAGATTGTGAATGTGATTTCCGCTGCCTTAAAGGAAGCAGATCCGGAGCATGCAAAAGACTATGAGGCCGGGGCAGAAGCGTACCTTGCAAAGCTTTCAAAGCTGGATGCGGAATTTGCCGGCGTGGTGGCGGAGGCAAAGCGCGATATCATGATTTTCGGCGACAAGTTCCCGCTGCGGTATTTTGCCGATGAATACGGGCTTCGATACCGGGCGGCCTTTTCCGGCTGCTCCACGGACACGGAGCCCAGCGCCAAGACCATCGCCTATTTAATCGACAAGGTTCGGGAGGAACATATCCCCGCCGTCTACTATCTGGAGCTTTCCAGCCCACGTGTGGCAGAGATCATCGGCGAGGAGACAGGAGCCGAACCGCTTCTGTTCCATTCCTGCCATAACGTGACGAGGCGGGAGTTTGACGCCGGCGTCACCTACCTGGAACTGATGGAAACCAATGTGAAAAATCTTCGGAAGGGACTGTGTGAATGA
- a CDS encoding metal ABC transporter ATP-binding protein — protein sequence MNQPLITCEHVDFGYENYDVVKDVSMEIWPGDYLCIVGENGSGKSTLMKGLLGLLKPTGGTITMSEELKRSGIGYLPQQTSSQKDFPATVFEVVLSGCLGKRGNRPFYSQAEKKTALLNMERLGISELKKSCYRDLSGGQKQRVLIARALCATDKLLILDEPITGLDPATMQDFYHVIRQLNRESRVAVLMVSHDVQNIVGQAKKILHLGQTVLFYGTVEEYRLSDCGRKFLGGGDE from the coding sequence ATGAATCAGCCTTTGATAACTTGTGAACATGTGGATTTTGGATACGAAAACTACGACGTGGTGAAAGACGTGTCCATGGAAATCTGGCCCGGCGACTATCTCTGCATCGTCGGGGAAAACGGCTCCGGGAAAAGTACGCTGATGAAAGGCCTTTTGGGGCTTTTAAAGCCCACGGGCGGCACAATCACCATGTCAGAGGAGCTAAAGCGCTCCGGCATCGGCTATCTGCCCCAGCAGACCAGTTCCCAGAAGGACTTTCCGGCGACCGTGTTTGAGGTGGTACTTTCCGGCTGCCTCGGGAAGCGGGGAAACCGGCCGTTTTATTCCCAGGCGGAGAAAAAGACGGCGCTTCTCAATATGGAACGGCTCGGGATTTCGGAGTTAAAAAAGAGCTGCTACCGCGACCTCTCCGGCGGCCAGAAGCAGCGCGTCCTGATCGCCAGGGCGCTCTGTGCCACGGATAAGCTTTTGATCTTGGACGAGCCGATTACCGGCCTGGATCCGGCCACCATGCAGGATTTTTACCATGTGATCCGCCAGTTGAACCGCGAGAGCCGCGTGGCCGTCCTGATGGTGTCCCACGATGTCCAGAATATTGTGGGGCAGGCGAAAAAGATCCTGCATCTCGGGCAGACCGTGCTGTTTTACGGCACAGTAGAGGAGTACCGGCTGTCTGACTGCGGCAGAAAATTCCTGGGAGGTGGAGACGAATGA
- a CDS encoding N-acetylmuramoyl-L-alanine amidase family protein, with protein MVEEGAEYTFDIRTVSSMPSKIFHSKAVFGDTYDASEENAGVSGTIDGILNSDDPEAITTAPDKLAENRDKVQVAMQTEPEVVKKIAELEAAYAKENGIVTKIDASNDTGIDAGKIEIVGAGLNAEAPGSTVSFRVTKPEEEVMVDHTAYRNTVQVDFSLVGAAEELKVPVQITIPIPETINPKFFAVLHYHADGSYDAILPPDQLRLNGDGTATFTVTSFSTFVLAEIGAEPETPVTPVATPSNATEFKNLVKSLPDAESLEDYEAAASGMAMLREALLNDKADAGDLDAAMVEKLDGLVQALAAFDDEFSMDVELDGELVDDVIGAHLLAYVMGGGDAESVFIGHKSLATASNATKLKFDLEGMLRMKDGSEKKLSSLKTPLILSIAAPASYDEVHKSSDKISGDGIKQGTVDYEDGIITVFTTKLGTVMVKGTSSSSSGSGSGSGGRSGGARSGIVKESDLPKSPIGGSWKLVDGKYSYYYSDGTRAENCWLEINSVWYFFGKDGIMATGWLKDNGNYFYLDPATGAMATGWKEIDGTWYYFNDIGNGFKGMMFAGTTVDGYVLDESGAWVR; from the coding sequence ATGGTGGAGGAAGGCGCAGAATATACCTTCGACATCCGCACTGTCAGCAGCATGCCGTCCAAGATTTTCCATAGTAAAGCCGTCTTCGGAGATACTTATGACGCTTCCGAAGAAAATGCCGGCGTATCCGGTACCATCGACGGAATCTTAAACTCCGATGACCCGGAAGCTATCACGACGGCTCCTGACAAGCTGGCAGAAAACCGCGATAAGGTTCAGGTTGCCATGCAGACAGAACCGGAAGTGGTAAAAAAGATTGCCGAACTGGAGGCCGCATACGCAAAGGAAAACGGCATTGTAACAAAGATTGACGCCTCCAACGACACCGGAATCGACGCAGGCAAGATCGAAATCGTCGGCGCCGGCCTCAACGCAGAGGCTCCCGGCAGCACCGTCAGCTTCCGCGTCACCAAGCCGGAAGAAGAGGTGATGGTAGACCACACCGCATACCGGAACACGGTGCAGGTGGACTTCTCTCTTGTTGGTGCTGCCGAAGAGTTAAAGGTTCCCGTCCAGATCACCATCCCGATCCCGGAAACCATCAATCCGAAGTTCTTTGCTGTTCTCCACTATCACGCGGACGGAAGCTATGACGCAATCCTGCCGCCGGATCAGCTTCGGTTAAACGGCGACGGCACGGCGACCTTCACGGTGACAAGCTTCAGCACCTTCGTGCTGGCAGAAATCGGCGCAGAGCCGGAGACTCCGGTCACGCCAGTCGCAACACCGTCCAATGCCACGGAATTTAAAAACCTCGTCAAGTCTCTTCCTGACGCAGAAAGCCTGGAGGATTACGAGGCGGCCGCTTCTGGCATGGCCATGCTCCGTGAGGCACTTTTAAATGACAAGGCAGATGCCGGCGACCTCGATGCTGCCATGGTTGAAAAGCTGGATGGGCTTGTCCAGGCTCTCGCCGCTTTCGACGACGAATTTTCCATGGATGTCGAGCTGGACGGCGAGCTGGTTGACGACGTCATCGGCGCACACCTGCTGGCTTATGTCATGGGCGGAGGCGATGCGGAGTCCGTATTCATCGGACACAAGTCCCTTGCGACGGCAAGCAACGCCACCAAGCTGAAATTTGACCTGGAAGGCATGCTCCGGATGAAGGACGGTTCCGAAAAGAAGCTTTCTTCTTTAAAGACACCGTTAATCCTTTCCATCGCAGCCCCTGCCTCCTACGATGAGGTACATAAGTCCTCCGATAAAATCTCCGGCGACGGAATCAAACAGGGGACGGTCGACTACGAGGACGGAATCATCACAGTCTTCACCACGAAGCTCGGAACTGTCATGGTGAAAGGCACTTCCTCCAGCTCCTCCGGAAGCGGCTCCGGCTCCGGCGGAAGAAGCGGCGGCGCACGCTCCGGCATCGTGAAGGAAAGCGATCTTCCGAAGTCTCCCATTGGCGGCTCCTGGAAGCTTGTGGACGGAAAGTATTCCTACTATTACAGCGATGGGACAAGAGCGGAAAACTGCTGGCTTGAGATCAATTCTGTCTGGTATTTCTTCGGAAAAGACGGAATCATGGCAACGGGCTGGCTCAAAGACAACGGAAACTACTTCTACCTGGATCCGGCCACCGGCGCCATGGCAACAGGCTGGAAGGAAATCGACGGAACCTGGTACTACTTCAATGACATTGGAAACGGCTTTAAAGGCATGATGTTCGCCGGCACAACGGTGGACGGCTATGTGCTTGATGAGAGCGGTGCCTGGGTGAGATAA